In one Sporomusa sphaeroides DSM 2875 genomic region, the following are encoded:
- the rplC gene encoding 50S ribosomal protein L3 has translation MAKGILGKKLGMTQIFTAEGRVIPVTVIEAGPNVVVQNKTVENDGYNAVQLGFGAVKDKHVNKPMKGHFAKANVKPVKFIRELRLPGASEYTVGQVLSADVFSEGELIDVTGTAKGKGFAGGIKRHNFARGPMGHGSKSHREPGTIGSRMSGGGGKVFKGKKLPGRMGGQKVTVQRLQVVRVDVPRNLLLVKGAVPGPKGSFVVVRNTVKPVK, from the coding sequence ATGGCTAAAGGAATTTTAGGAAAAAAACTGGGTATGACCCAAATCTTTACGGCTGAGGGTAGAGTTATTCCGGTTACTGTTATTGAAGCCGGCCCCAACGTCGTAGTACAAAACAAGACAGTTGAAAATGATGGCTACAATGCAGTGCAGCTTGGGTTTGGCGCTGTCAAAGACAAACATGTCAACAAGCCGATGAAGGGTCACTTTGCAAAGGCCAACGTCAAACCGGTAAAATTCATTCGTGAGCTGCGCCTGCCTGGAGCTTCTGAATATACAGTAGGTCAAGTTCTGAGCGCTGATGTATTCAGCGAAGGAGAACTCATTGATGTGACCGGTACTGCTAAAGGAAAAGGCTTTGCCGGCGGCATTAAGCGGCATAACTTTGCTCGTGGACCTATGGGTCACGGTTCCAAATCCCATCGTGAGCCTGGTACCATCGGTTCCAGAATGAGCGGTGGCGGTGGTAAAGTATTCAAAGGCAAGAAACTTCCCGGACGCATGGGCGGACAAAAAGTAACCGTTCAGCGCCTGCAAGTTGTTCGTGTGGATGTGCCCCGTAACCTGCTGTTGGTTAAAGGCGCGGTTCCCGGACCTAAAGGCAGTTTCGTTGTTGTTAGAAATACAGTAAAACCCGTTAAGTAA
- the rplD gene encoding 50S ribosomal protein L4: MPKVAIYDMTGAQTGEMELNDNVFGVEINEAVVHQAVVMQLASQRQGTHATKTRAMVRGGGRKPWKQKGTGRARAGTIRSPLWVGGGTVFGPHPRSYKFSMPRKVRRLAIKSALTAKVNAGGLVVVETINFEAPKTKDVIKFLGNFEAQEAKALIITADNDEIVAKSSRNLPGVKAIGTIGLNVYDLLHHDKVLVTKEAVAKIEEVLA, translated from the coding sequence ATGCCGAAAGTGGCAATATATGATATGACCGGTGCACAAACCGGTGAAATGGAACTCAATGATAACGTATTTGGCGTAGAAATAAACGAAGCCGTGGTTCATCAGGCTGTTGTTATGCAACTGGCAAGCCAGCGTCAAGGCACTCACGCGACTAAGACCAGAGCAATGGTACGCGGTGGCGGCAGAAAACCCTGGAAACAAAAAGGTACCGGCCGGGCACGGGCTGGCACCATCCGTTCCCCATTGTGGGTGGGTGGCGGCACTGTATTTGGACCGCATCCGCGCAGCTACAAATTCAGCATGCCGAGAAAAGTCCGCCGTTTGGCGATTAAATCAGCACTGACTGCGAAAGTGAATGCTGGTGGCCTGGTGGTTGTTGAAACCATTAATTTTGAAGCTCCAAAAACCAAAGATGTAATAAAATTCCTTGGTAACTTTGAAGCACAGGAAGCCAAAGCCCTCATCATCACCGCAGACAATGACGAGATTGTAGCAAAATCGTCCCGTAACCTTCCTGGTGTAAAAGCCATTGGAACTATTGGACTTAATGTATACGATCTGCTGCACCATGATAAAGTGCTGGTAACCAAAGAGGCAGTCGCCAAGATTGAGGAGGTGCTGGCATAA
- the rpsJ gene encoding 30S ribosomal protein S10 has translation MAKQQKIRIRLKAYDHKALDQSAAKIVETAKRTGAMVSGPIPLPTEKNIFTILRSPHVNKDSREQFEMRTHKRLIDILEPTPKTVDALMRLDLPAGVDIEIKL, from the coding sequence ATGGCTAAACAGCAAAAAATCAGAATCCGCCTCAAGGCGTATGACCACAAGGCGCTTGATCAAAGTGCGGCCAAGATTGTTGAAACCGCAAAACGTACTGGCGCTATGGTTTCCGGCCCTATTCCGCTTCCTACGGAGAAAAACATTTTCACTATTTTGCGTTCACCCCATGTCAACAAAGACTCCCGCGAACAATTTGAAATGCGGACACACAAGCGTCTTATTGACATCCTTGAGCCGACCCCCAAGACGGTAGATGCCTTAATGCGTCTCGACTTGCCGGCTGGTGTGGACATCGAAATCAAGCTGTAG